The Bacillus xiapuensis genome window below encodes:
- a CDS encoding LCP family glycopolymer transferase has product MIFTNTFVRSGIAHLLQRAMIRSIGKEDSFLNKVDLKGAKEMERRSRSRKKKGKKNILLAVFLLFLISGGVFAYSVYSSVQNALDGIVDKASLKESDKRSQDVSLERKEPFTVLLLGVDERKGDKGRSDTMILASVNGQENSVKMVSIPRDTRVEIAGKGTEDKINHAFAFGGVDMAAKTVEAFLDVPVDYYVEINMDGFKDLVDAVGGVTVNSQFAFSYEGASFPAGEITLNGEEALKYTRMRYDDPQGDFGRQARQRQVIEGILNKGASIQSVWKYNDILGALERNVQTNLTADEVMTIRKNYAAARHQIEQVPIKGSGEKQGGVYYYNVPDDEREKVSSQLKQHLNMK; this is encoded by the coding sequence ATGATCTTTACAAACACATTTGTACGAAGTGGTATCGCTCATTTGCTTCAACGTGCTATGATTAGAAGCATAGGGAAGGAAGATAGCTTTCTAAATAAGGTCGATTTAAAAGGAGCAAAGGAAATGGAGAGAAGAAGCCGATCTCGAAAGAAAAAAGGGAAGAAAAATATTCTGTTAGCGGTTTTTTTGCTGTTTTTGATTAGCGGAGGGGTGTTTGCCTACAGCGTATATTCCTCTGTTCAAAATGCGCTGGATGGAATCGTGGATAAAGCTTCTCTGAAAGAATCGGATAAGCGTTCGCAGGATGTTTCACTGGAAAGGAAGGAGCCGTTTACTGTTTTGTTATTAGGTGTCGATGAGCGCAAAGGGGATAAAGGCCGCTCGGATACGATGATCCTTGCCTCTGTCAACGGCCAGGAAAATTCAGTGAAAATGGTAAGCATCCCTAGAGATACGCGAGTAGAGATTGCTGGAAAGGGTACGGAAGATAAGATCAATCATGCCTTTGCTTTTGGCGGAGTGGATATGGCGGCCAAAACAGTGGAAGCATTTCTCGATGTGCCTGTGGATTATTACGTTGAAATCAATATGGACGGCTTTAAAGATTTAGTTGATGCCGTAGGAGGCGTAACGGTCAACAGCCAATTTGCTTTTTCCTATGAAGGAGCCAGTTTCCCGGCTGGGGAAATTACTTTGAACGGGGAGGAAGCTCTCAAGTACACGCGCATGCGCTATGACGATCCCCAAGGAGATTTCGGACGCCAAGCCCGCCAGCGCCAAGTTATTGAGGGCATTCTCAATAAAGGAGCGAGCATCCAGTCCGTTTGGAAATACAATGATATTCTAGGAGCGCTGGAAAGGAATGTCCAAACCAATTTGACGGCCGATGAGGTGATGACCATTCGCAAGAACTACGCCGCGGCCCGGCATCAGATAGAACAAGTGCCAATCAAAGGCAGCGGGGAGAAGCAGGGAGGCGTTTATTATTACAACGTCCCGGATGATGAAAGGGAAAAAGTCTCTTCTCAGTTAAAGCAGCATTTGAATATGAAATGA